Genomic window (Leptospira bouyouniensis):
AGTAAGAGCACCAATTCCCATACCACAACCTGTAATTAAAATCGTGTTTCCTGATAATTTCATACGATGAATCTAAGCGATTTTTTGGTTTCGTCAATCTGAATCATATACGAAATAGACTCAAATGCAGTACCGTCTTTTAAAACCTGAATTAGGCCATCGGTTACCATCTGTCAATTCTACCAACGAATGGATTAGAAATCCTGAAATCCCTTTTGGTTCTTGGGTAATTGCCGAAGAACAAACTGAAGGCAAAGGACGTGGCAATAATATTTGGCAGTCGTTAGGTGAAGAACCTCTGATTTTTTCAGGTAAACTCCGGCTTTCAGCTGCTGAAATTTCTTTGCCTTTATTATCGATTTTTGTTTCATCTGCACTTCTCAAAACAATTTTTGCATTTTTTCCCGATCGTGAAGAAGACACCACCATCAAATGGCCAAATGATATTTATAAACACGAAAAAAAAGTAGCTGGAATTTTGGTACAATCTGAATTCACAAACGGCGTTTATGATGTTGTGATTGGCATTGGACTTAACTTTTTTGGAAATCTAATCCCTGAACCTCTAATCGATAAGGCAACATATTTATGTGAATCCAAAATGGGTGAAGGGGAACTCGAAAGGTTCGTCAATCATTTAGTAATTGAAATCAACCAAGCAGTGATCAATTTACTGGATCCAAGCCAAGTCATGAAAGATTTGGTTTGGATTGAAGCACATTCTTTATTAAAGAACAAGGTCATCGAAGCAGAATGGGAAGAAAGAATCGTAAGAGGAAGAGTTTTGGGAATTGATGAATTAGGATTCCTTCTCATTATGACTGAAACTGGCCAAAAGATTGAACTCATGGACACTTCACCAAAATTTCGGATGATATAAATGTCAGAATCACCATTATTACTAGTTATCGACGTAGGAAACACAAATACAGTATTCGGAGTTTTCCGTGAAGGTGAAGAGACTCCGGATTTCCATAAAAGAACTGTAACTCGAAGGGATCGAACCTCTGATGAACTTGGTCTTTTTCTTAAAGGATTTTTAACACAAGAGAATGTAAAAGCAGATCGAGTTAAGAGGGCAATTTATTCGAGTGTTGTACCTTCTCTCAACCCAATTGTGGAAAGGATGTTAGAAGATTGGTTTGATGTAAATCCTTTGCGGGTTCATTACCAAATGAATTTGAATTTTGGCATCAGTTACCCACGTCCTTTTGAAATTGGAGCGGATCGTTTAGTCAATGCAGCCTATTGTGCAAAAACCTATCCAGGCAAAAAAGCGATTCTCGTAGATTTGGGAACAGCCACCACATTTTGTGTCATTAGCGAAAAACCAGAATATATAGGTGGAGTGATTGCACCTGGATTAAAAATTTCAATGGATGCATTAACAAGGAATACTGCCCAACTACCACCTATTGTATTTGGATCACCATCTAGAGTGTTAGGCGAATCAACTGTTGAGTCAATCCAAGCAGGATTTTTCTTTGGATGGATTGGACTTCTGAAAGAAATAGTCAGAGCCATCAAAGATGAACACCCTGGCGATTATGTGGTTGTGGGAACTGGTGGACTTGTCACAACAATCCATGCATCGCATAACCAAGTATTTGATGAAATAGATCCAATGATGACTTTAAAAGGATTAAAGATTTTAGCCGATTTAAATTCTTAATTCTTTTTTCTTGATATGTAAATACCAGGAAAATTACTGCCTGGTATAAACTATTGTTTTGTAATGCAACCAATGGTTGGATGGAACTGAAATATCCCATTCTTCCCGTTTCCATTTTCGTTTACCAAGATACTCTTTAATCGTTTCATTTATTAAAGTTTCATCGTAAAAAACAAAACTATCTCTTGAATAAATTGTTTTTAAGTACGTCTCAGTTGGGATTTCTAATTCACCCGGTATAAATTCTAAAATATCCAAGTCCTTTCGTTTCGATTTGAGATAAAAATAAGGATCAGGTAAACTTTGAAGGTAAACTGCCTTTGATTTGGACAATCTTCTTTCTATTTTTTGGAAGTGTGAAGTTAAGATTTCATCAGAATTCGATTTGGACCAATGGATATTTGTCATAGAAACCATTGCAATCAAAGAAACCGAAATACCAACCAAAGGCAATCGATTCAAAATGGTTTTTTCTTCCACTAACATTGCCATACCCATAGATAATGGGAATACAATATGGTATACATACCATCCTTCTGAAGATGTGTACAATGCTGCAAAAACGGAGATCGTCCAAATCCAGAATAAAAGCCATGAATTCGAAAGTTTGTCTTTTTGTCGGAACTGTTTGAATGTCAGATACGATAAAAATGATAACTGGATAAGAATAATAAATAATCGAATTTTTGGAAATCCGAAACCAAAAGAAAAGATTTTGATTTTATCAAACAATGTAAATGTATTGAGTAGATTTTGTTTTCTTGTGAGTTGTGCTCCAAATTGAATTTGGAACCAATCCCAATTTGGATGAATGTAGGTAAACCAACAAAGTATTGGAATGATTCCACCTAACAAAAACCATACTATATTTTTGATATCAAAGTTCTTATAAACTAAGTACAAGGTTACAAGTCCAAATGATGCTCCGATCGGATGGGAAAGTGCAGACAATGATAATAAGATTCCAGCAAAAAAAGGATTCCATTTATTATTTTTTTTGTTCGTGGCAAATAATAAGCTGATGATAAAGAAAAAAGCAGTGAGTGCTTCCATCCTTGCAACTGTTCCAAAACGGAATATAAGCGGCTCCCAAAGCACACTAACAAAAGCAACTTGGGCTGCTACGTCTGAAATGTGAAACCTTTTTAACAAAAAGTAAAAACTAAGTGCTGTCAAATAAACAATACAAACATTCGCTATGCGAAGCGTTAATAATGAATCAGGGAAAATGGATAATGAAAAACCAGAAAATAATAGATAAAGAGGAGGCATCCACAGTGTTTTGGATTCCATTCCTGGAATGAGTCCAGAAAGAACTTCGGTTTTGAAATGTCCGTTGGTCGCAAACGAAGTCGAAGGGGAATAAAACAAAACTTCATCAGGCCATACAACAGGTAATACACCTAAGTTGATGGCAACTTGGACGAAGAATAGAAGGGATATGCAAATAAACGAGGCGTAAGCCACGTTCCGACTACTTTGAGAGAGAGTTAACGGCTTCTTGTTCCGTTTCGAAAACTTCAAACAAATCTAAAAGTTCAACAACATCAAAAACCTTTTTTACAGGTGGAGTGATGCAACAGAGTTTCAGCTTTCTTCCTTGTTTATCGAGTTCCCTGACCATACCAACAAAGATACGAATCCCAGAAGAAGAGATATAGGATATAAGCTCCAGGTTGATGATGATGTCACCATCCCCGTTTTGTACGTCATCGGCTAATTTTGCCTCAACCTCATCAGAATGTGTAATGTCTAAACGACCATTGAGGTGAACGAGTGTGTGCTTTCCGATTTTTTTGGTTTTTATTTCCAAAGCGAGCCTACTTGGAGACTAGAATCTTTGAAAACACCAAAGGTTCAAGAAATTTTTACGCTGCTTGGTTTCTGTTTCTCGTAAAAAGTCGAGGGTCTTTATGTTCTGTTTCGGGAATATGCAACATAATCCTCTGCCTCGTGGATCGACTGGTTCTATGGCCCAAAAATTCTTGGATTTCCCAAACAGGGAAACCTTTTTGGAACAAGTCCAATGCAATCACATCTCTTAGGAAGGGAATGTGGATTTCTTTTGAAATGAGACGACTTGCCGTTTTCAAAATTTTTTGGATGGTTCTTGTGCGTAAAACGCCATCCCGTCCAGGGAATAGATAATCACTGGGTGAAAACTCACAAGCATAACGATAAAGTTCAACTGCAAACTTTGGTTCGAGAAAGATGTTCCTCCTACGCAAACGACCACCGTTCTTTAAATGAAATCGATCCATTTCGGAATTAAAATCAGCAATTTTTAAATGGATGAGTTCCGGTAATGACAAACCTGTACAAACTAAAAACTTGATGATCAAATAGTGGATGTGATTTCGACCCCTGATTCGATTGAGTAAATTTCGGACTTCTGTCTGGTCTAATAGACGATTCCCTAATGTACAAACATCAACTGTGAGAATGTGTGGAAGAAAGGTTGGTAAATTCAAATTTGTATTTAGCATATTTTTGTCGTGGAATGTAGCAGAGTTTAACATTCTCTGCAATAAAATTGTCACCAAACTGTAGTTTTGGATCACAATTTTCAGAGAAATAAATTTCCTAGTTCATGTTTTTGCACGATGAAGTTTTCTGCTTGATTCAAAATCAAAAAACGATTTTATCTTTGGGAGAAACAATAAAGGATTCAATCGTATGGACTCGCTGGAACTCAAAACAAATGACCCGGAACTACAACTGACTAAGGAAGACATTCAAAAAGTTGAGGAACTCACCGGACAAATTAAACTCAATAATCCAAATGACATCGTTTCTTATGGATCTTCCGCCCAAGCAAAGGTATCTGATTTTGCAGACAAAGTACTTTCTGAGATAAAAACCAAGGATTCAGGTTATGCGGGAGAACTCCTAAACCAATTATTATTCAAAATCAAGGATTTGGATATGGATAGTTTTGCTGGAGAAGGCAGTACTCTTTCTAAAATTCCACTGATTGGAAGTTTGTTTGATGCCTCTCGAAAATTTTTAGCAAAGTTTGAAGATTTGGAATCACAGATCGGAAAAATAGTCGATGAACTGCATTCAGCAAGAACGAACCTCACAAAAGACATAACTTTATTGCAGGCGTTATACGAAAAAAATTTAGAATATTTCAAAGAGATTCAAATTTTCATCGCAGCAGGAGATAAAAAAATCCAAGAGTTACGTGATAAGATTTTGCCAGAGATGTTAGAAAAAGCGAAAGCTCAAGGTGACACGTTAGCATCTCAACAATACCAAGATATGGTTCAAATGGTGGATCGATTTGAAAAAAAGATTCATGATCTAAAACTCACTAGAATCCTTTCTTTACAAACTGGACCACAAATTCGTTTGATTCAAAGCGGAAACCAAGTTTTGGTCGAAAAAATCCAAAGTTCTATTTTAAATACGATTCCACTATGGAAGAACCAAATCGTCATTGCACTTGGATTGATGCGTCAAAGAAAAGCATTGGAAGCGCAAAAACAAGTTTCGAAAACCACAAATGATCTCATCCAAAAGAATGCAGAAATGTTAAAATCGGGAACAGTTGAGATTGCAAAAGAATCAGAGAAGGGAATCATTGAAATCGAAACCTTAAAAAATGTAAACCAACAGCTGATTGAAACGATCACGGAAACTTTAAAGATCCAAGAAGATGGGCGTCAAAAACGGAAATTGGCCGAACAAGAAATGATAAAAATCGAATCAGATATTAAACAAAAACTTTTGGAATCAAAATAGAATGACAGATGTACAATTGGAACAAAACCAAGAAGAGAAAAAATGGGCGAGACGTGCCCATATTTCAACTTTGCTAACATATCCAATGGCACTTTTACCGTTTCCCTTTTATTTTTCTTCATTGGGTGCAATGGTATATCCATTTGTAATGTGGTTGTCTAGAAGTAAATCTTCCTATTCCGCAAAACAATCGTTAGAGGCAATGTATTTACAAGCACTTTTATCGCTTGGATACTTTGGGTTTGGAACAAAGTTTGGTGATGATCGTGTATTGCTTGTTTTCTCGTATGTGTTTATGGCTTTCATTCATGTAATCTTTTTGGGGATTGCCATCTACCGTACAACCATTGGAAAACCACACCATTATCCATTTAGTTTTTTT
Coding sequences:
- a CDS encoding type III pantothenate kinase, whose protein sequence is MSESPLLLVIDVGNTNTVFGVFREGEETPDFHKRTVTRRDRTSDELGLFLKGFLTQENVKADRVKRAIYSSVVPSLNPIVERMLEDWFDVNPLRVHYQMNLNFGISYPRPFEIGADRLVNAAYCAKTYPGKKAILVDLGTATTFCVISEKPEYIGGVIAPGLKISMDALTRNTAQLPPIVFGSPSRVLGESTVESIQAGFFFGWIGLLKEIVRAIKDEHPGDYVVVGTGGLVTTIHASHNQVFDEIDPMMTLKGLKILADLNS
- a CDS encoding STAS domain-containing protein codes for the protein MEIKTKKIGKHTLVHLNGRLDITHSDEVEAKLADDVQNGDGDIIINLELISYISSSGIRIFVGMVRELDKQGRKLKLCCITPPVKKVFDVVELLDLFEVFETEQEAVNSLSK
- a CDS encoding toxic anion resistance protein gives rise to the protein MDSLELKTNDPELQLTKEDIQKVEELTGQIKLNNPNDIVSYGSSAQAKVSDFADKVLSEIKTKDSGYAGELLNQLLFKIKDLDMDSFAGEGSTLSKIPLIGSLFDASRKFLAKFEDLESQIGKIVDELHSARTNLTKDITLLQALYEKNLEYFKEIQIFIAAGDKKIQELRDKILPEMLEKAKAQGDTLASQQYQDMVQMVDRFEKKIHDLKLTRILSLQTGPQIRLIQSGNQVLVEKIQSSILNTIPLWKNQIVIALGLMRQRKALEAQKQVSKTTNDLIQKNAEMLKSGTVEIAKESEKGIIEIETLKNVNQQLIETITETLKIQEDGRQKRKLAEQEMIKIESDIKQKLLESK
- a CDS encoding ArnT family glycosyltransferase — translated: MAYASFICISLLFFVQVAINLGVLPVVWPDEVLFYSPSTSFATNGHFKTEVLSGLIPGMESKTLWMPPLYLLFSGFSLSIFPDSLLTLRIANVCIVYLTALSFYFLLKRFHISDVAAQVAFVSVLWEPLIFRFGTVARMEALTAFFFIISLLFATNKKNNKWNPFFAGILLSLSALSHPIGASFGLVTLYLVYKNFDIKNIVWFLLGGIIPILCWFTYIHPNWDWFQIQFGAQLTRKQNLLNTFTLFDKIKIFSFGFGFPKIRLFIILIQLSFLSYLTFKQFRQKDKLSNSWLLFWIWTISVFAALYTSSEGWYVYHIVFPLSMGMAMLVEEKTILNRLPLVGISVSLIAMVSMTNIHWSKSNSDEILTSHFQKIERRLSKSKAVYLQSLPDPYFYLKSKRKDLDILEFIPGELEIPTETYLKTIYSRDSFVFYDETLINETIKEYLGKRKWKREEWDISVPSNHWLHYKTIVYTRQ
- a CDS encoding tyrosine-type recombinase/integrase, which codes for MIQNYSLVTILLQRMLNSATFHDKNMLNTNLNLPTFLPHILTVDVCTLGNRLLDQTEVRNLLNRIRGRNHIHYLIIKFLVCTGLSLPELIHLKIADFNSEMDRFHLKNGGRLRRRNIFLEPKFAVELYRYACEFSPSDYLFPGRDGVLRTRTIQKILKTASRLISKEIHIPFLRDVIALDLFQKGFPVWEIQEFLGHRTSRSTRQRIMLHIPETEHKDPRLFTRNRNQAA
- a CDS encoding biotin--[acetyl-CoA-carboxylase] ligase, translated to MQYRLLKPELGHRLPSVNSTNEWIRNPEIPFGSWVIAEEQTEGKGRGNNIWQSLGEEPLIFSGKLRLSAAEISLPLLSIFVSSALLKTIFAFFPDREEDTTIKWPNDIYKHEKKVAGILVQSEFTNGVYDVVIGIGLNFFGNLIPEPLIDKATYLCESKMGEGELERFVNHLVIEINQAVINLLDPSQVMKDLVWIEAHSLLKNKVIEAEWEERIVRGRVLGIDELGFLLIMTETGQKIELMDTSPKFRMI